One genomic window of Nakamurella panacisegetis includes the following:
- a CDS encoding type II secretion system F family protein has translation MGVFVGLMLGIGLLLVWQGLSARPRAPRPHTRTERLRDELAQAGLTGITPHQLIALQFLAALLVLLLGIVLTRSISVSLIFAAFASTAPRLLVTRLRHKRQSDLRELWPEVVDNLTSGVRAGLSLPEALSSIGIRGPEQLRDPFRQFGTDYRTTGKFNDSLDRLKTTLADPVGDRVCESMRVAREVGGTDLGRLLTTLSTFLRDDARTRSELLARQSWSVNAARMAVCAPWLVLVLLATQQTTLSAYDTPAGTAILIIGAVLSLTAYRLMIRIGRLPEDKRVLR, from the coding sequence ATGGGCGTCTTCGTCGGACTGATGCTCGGCATCGGGCTGCTGCTCGTCTGGCAGGGCCTCAGTGCCCGGCCGCGCGCACCACGTCCGCACACCCGCACCGAACGCCTACGCGACGAACTGGCCCAGGCCGGGCTCACCGGGATCACCCCCCACCAACTCATCGCCCTGCAATTCCTCGCCGCCCTGCTCGTCCTGTTGCTGGGCATCGTGCTCACCCGATCCATCTCCGTCTCGCTGATCTTCGCCGCCTTCGCCAGCACCGCCCCCCGCCTGCTCGTCACTCGCCTGCGCCACAAACGCCAATCCGACCTGCGCGAACTCTGGCCCGAAGTGGTCGACAACCTCACCTCCGGCGTCCGGGCCGGCCTGTCCCTACCCGAAGCGCTCTCCTCCATCGGAATCCGCGGCCCCGAACAACTCCGCGACCCCTTCCGGCAGTTCGGCACCGACTACCGCACCACCGGCAAGTTCAACGACTCCCTCGATCGCCTCAAGACCACCCTGGCCGACCCCGTCGGCGACCGCGTCTGCGAATCCATGCGCGTCGCCCGCGAAGTCGGCGGCACCGACCTCGGCCGCCTCCTCACCACGCTCTCCACCTTCCTCCGCGACGACGCCCGCACCCGGTCCGAACTCCTGGCCCGACAGTCCTGGAGCGTCAACGCCGCCCGGATGGCCGTGTGCGCACCGTGGTTGGTCCTGGTCCTGCTGGCCACCCAGCAGACGACCCTGTCGGCGTACGACACTCCGGCCGGCACCGCGATCCTGATCATCGGGGCGGTGCTGTCGCTGACGGCGTACCGGCTGATGATCCGCATCGGGCGCCTGCCCGAGGACAAACGGGTGCTCCGGTGA
- a CDS encoding type II secretion system F family protein, translating to MNTALIGGLLGGLAAAGVVMAVLASPPMRRPTLADRIAPYLADTANESQLLARPGRGTAGALARLTAPLLRDAVRMIDRLVGGQASVRRRLDALGSPITVEQFRTDQVLWGALATAGGLGVGLLAVLFGQTNPLALLLLIGGCGIGGVLARDWWLSQAVSKRNAAILSEFPVVAEMLALAVTAGEGPIGAIERVSRLARGHLVGLLGGILADTRSGTPFLVALTTLRDRTQLEPLSRFLDGMAVAIERGTPLADVLRAQAADVRALGKRELLESGGKKEIAMMVPVKFGP from the coding sequence GTGAACACAGCCCTGATCGGGGGCCTGCTGGGCGGCCTGGCCGCCGCCGGCGTGGTGATGGCCGTCCTCGCGTCACCGCCGATGCGCCGCCCGACCCTGGCCGACCGGATCGCGCCCTACCTGGCCGACACCGCCAACGAGTCCCAGCTGCTGGCCCGCCCGGGACGCGGAACCGCGGGCGCGCTGGCCCGGCTGACCGCTCCGCTGCTGCGGGACGCCGTGCGGATGATCGACCGCCTGGTCGGTGGCCAGGCGTCGGTCCGGCGGCGCCTCGATGCCCTCGGCTCACCGATCACGGTCGAGCAGTTCCGCACCGACCAGGTGCTCTGGGGGGCCCTGGCCACCGCCGGCGGGCTCGGCGTCGGCCTACTGGCGGTCCTGTTCGGCCAGACCAACCCGCTCGCGCTCCTCCTGCTGATCGGCGGTTGTGGCATCGGCGGGGTGCTGGCCCGGGATTGGTGGCTCAGCCAGGCCGTCTCGAAACGGAACGCCGCCATCCTCAGCGAATTCCCCGTCGTCGCCGAGATGCTGGCCCTGGCGGTCACCGCCGGCGAAGGACCGATCGGCGCCATCGAACGGGTCTCGCGGTTGGCCCGCGGCCACCTGGTCGGCCTGCTCGGCGGCATCCTGGCCGACACCCGTTCCGGTACCCCGTTTCTCGTGGCGTTGACCACCCTGCGGGACCGCACCCAACTCGAGCCACTGTCCCGGTTCCTCGACGGGATGGCCGTGGCCATCGAACGCGGCACGCCGCTGGCCGACGTCCTGCGGGCGCAGGCGGCCGACGTCCGGGCCCTGGGCAAACGTGAATTGCTGGAGTCCGGCGGCAAGAAAGAGATCGCCATGATGGTCCCGGTCAAGTTCGGCCCGTAG